One Desulfobulbus oligotrophicus DNA segment encodes these proteins:
- a CDS encoding NADH-quinone oxidoreductase subunit D, protein MNTTALELIQAAFPEVSCTAAVDAVVLTVQAEQLETTLSRLKNDPELDFGLLLDVTAIDYLEYPVPQPTRFAVVYTLRNWKRNLLVQVRVPVTDPEVGIPSATSLWDSANWGERETYDQYGIHFSGHPDLRRILNHWQFQGHPLRKDYPIEKGQVCYETDSLENEIKARLELKGVDQAVMEDINTEIMFLNLGPSHPVTHGAIRILAALDGETILANVNEIGYLHRGFEKTAENRTYNQVVPLTDRLNYCSALMNNIAYAKAVESWLGIEITEKAKFMRVILAEFFRIQDHLVCLAANLVDMGGLTNYWYLYNEKEASYDLIARLTGARLTSSFTRIGGMYRDFYDGWEDDMEFHLEAIAKGVSDSLKLVQKNRIVHERTQNVCVLSPEAALSFGFTGPCLRASGVPFDLRKDNPYYFYDTFDFTIPLGSKGDIYDRMMVRYEEIFQSIRIIRQAMKRIPQGSVNVKNNRVTLPPKSEVYDNIEGLASHFKLVFEGVKVPTGEWYDSFEAANGELGFHFVSDGSGQPYKCKVRPPCFYIMGAFHEMVEGHMIADAVINLGSINIIGGELDR, encoded by the coding sequence ATGAATACAACGGCGCTTGAACTTATCCAGGCCGCGTTTCCGGAGGTGTCCTGCACAGCTGCGGTTGACGCGGTGGTCTTAACTGTGCAGGCAGAGCAACTTGAGACAACGCTTTCTCGCCTGAAAAACGACCCGGAGCTCGACTTTGGATTACTCTTGGACGTAACTGCGATCGATTATCTGGAGTATCCTGTTCCGCAACCAACTCGTTTTGCTGTTGTGTATACGCTTCGCAACTGGAAACGAAATCTGTTGGTCCAGGTGCGGGTACCTGTTACAGATCCTGAAGTTGGTATTCCGTCGGCAACATCCCTGTGGGATTCCGCCAATTGGGGTGAACGTGAAACATATGATCAGTACGGAATTCATTTTTCCGGTCACCCGGATCTTCGCCGAATTTTGAACCATTGGCAGTTTCAGGGTCATCCGCTGAGGAAAGATTATCCGATTGAAAAAGGACAGGTCTGTTACGAGACAGACAGTCTTGAAAATGAGATCAAGGCCCGTTTGGAGCTTAAAGGTGTTGACCAGGCTGTAATGGAAGACATCAATACTGAAATCATGTTTCTCAACCTTGGTCCGTCGCACCCGGTAACACATGGTGCAATCCGGATTCTTGCCGCCCTTGACGGTGAAACCATTCTTGCCAATGTCAATGAGATCGGCTACCTCCACCGTGGTTTTGAGAAGACCGCTGAGAACCGGACCTACAACCAGGTTGTGCCGCTGACCGACCGGCTGAACTACTGTTCGGCACTGATGAACAATATAGCGTACGCAAAGGCGGTGGAATCCTGGCTTGGTATTGAAATCACCGAAAAAGCCAAATTTATGCGGGTTATTCTTGCAGAGTTTTTCCGCATTCAGGACCATCTCGTTTGTCTGGCGGCAAACCTGGTCGATATGGGTGGTCTGACCAACTACTGGTATCTGTATAACGAAAAAGAAGCATCGTACGATTTAATCGCGCGCCTGACCGGCGCACGACTCACCAGCTCCTTTACGCGGATCGGAGGCATGTACCGCGATTTCTATGATGGTTGGGAAGATGATATGGAGTTTCATCTGGAGGCCATCGCCAAGGGTGTCAGTGATTCATTGAAACTGGTGCAGAAAAATAGAATCGTCCATGAACGAACCCAGAATGTCTGTGTTCTGTCTCCGGAAGCAGCACTCTCTTTCGGCTTTACCGGACCGTGTTTGCGGGCCAGCGGGGTGCCTTTTGATTTAAGAAAGGACAACCCCTATTACTTCTACGATACTTTTGACTTCACCATCCCGCTTGGTTCCAAAGGCGACATCTACGACCGTATGATGGTCCGCTATGAAGAGATTTTCCAGAGTATCCGTATCATTCGCCAGGCCATGAAACGCATACCTCAGGGATCAGTCAACGTCAAGAATAATAGAGTGACACTCCCGCCCAAGTCAGAGGTGTACGATAACATTGAGGGGCTGGCCAGTCATTTTAAGCTTGTCTTTGAAGGCGTAAAGGTACCAACCGGGGAGTGGTATGATTCCTTTGAGGCCGCCAATGGAGAACTTGGTTTCCATTTCGTTTCCGACGGTTCCGGACAACCGTACAAGTGTAAGGTTCGGCCACCATGTTTTTACATAATGGGCGCTTTTCACGAAATGGTTGAAGGACACATGATTGCCGATGCTGTGATCAACCTCGGCAGTATCAATATAATTGGCGGAGAGTTGGACAGATGA
- a CDS encoding NADH-quinone oxidoreductase subunit NuoE family protein translates to MSDRSQLIETGQPFNFDAQRDAEFERLIKRYPSRESMILPALWLVQEQEGWISAEAMAYVADRIGTFASKVYEVATFYTMYHLQPKGKYHICVCRTLSCYLLGKQEIVDYIIEHLDVRPGEVRADGLYSFEEVECLGHCGSAPVVQINGEFYENMTVEKLEELLATLQ, encoded by the coding sequence ATGAGTGACCGATCACAACTGATAGAAACAGGACAACCGTTTAACTTTGATGCACAGCGAGATGCTGAGTTTGAGCGGTTGATTAAACGGTACCCCTCTCGAGAATCAATGATTTTACCGGCTCTTTGGCTTGTTCAGGAGCAGGAAGGGTGGATCAGTGCTGAGGCAATGGCCTATGTTGCCGATCGAATCGGGACCTTTGCCAGTAAAGTGTATGAGGTTGCAACCTTCTACACCATGTATCACCTTCAACCCAAGGGAAAATATCACATCTGCGTCTGTCGGACACTCTCCTGTTATCTTTTGGGCAAGCAGGAAATTGTTGACTACATCATCGAGCATTTGGATGTGAGGCCCGGTGAAGTGCGAGCAGATGGCCTTTACAGTTTTGAAGAGGTCGAATGCCTGGGGCATTGCGGCTCTGCACCCGTTGTCCAGATAAACGGTGAGTTCTACGAGAACATGACGGTGGAGAAACTCGAAGAACTCTTGGCCACGCTGCAATAA
- a CDS encoding FecCD family ABC transporter permease: MQVNRGQVPEEYFRYLGWKTMIIGLIFVALGLVVVLSLGLGAAKVPVADVVAVLVGKSPDPRVDAIVRGIRLPQALTAVVAGGGLAVAGTVMQAILRNPLGSPFTLGISHAAAFGAAFAVMLGTGFTSSGQGAVTILGPFVTTAAAFVTSLVASAVIIFIARLRGSTPETMILAGVALGALFTAATMFLQFFASDVQLAAMVFWTFGDTGRASWTQLGITGTVTLVCFFYFWTNSWSYNAIAAGDETARGLGVRVERVRMTGMFLASLITAVIIAFLGIIGFVGLVIPHMFRRLIGADHRFLLPASLGGGALLLLLADTVARLMLTPHLVPVSVLTAFLGAPTFLWMIIRGQRA, from the coding sequence ATGCAGGTGAACCGAGGCCAGGTTCCTGAGGAATACTTCCGCTATTTAGGCTGGAAGACCATGATCATCGGGTTGATTTTTGTCGCCCTTGGTCTGGTCGTTGTTCTTTCTCTGGGACTGGGAGCGGCAAAGGTGCCGGTTGCCGATGTTGTTGCCGTCCTGGTCGGCAAGAGCCCTGATCCGCGTGTTGATGCCATTGTACGGGGCATTCGTCTTCCCCAGGCCTTGACGGCTGTTGTGGCCGGTGGCGGACTGGCCGTGGCCGGGACGGTGATGCAGGCTATTCTCCGTAATCCGTTGGGTTCGCCTTTTACTCTGGGTATTTCCCATGCCGCTGCTTTTGGTGCTGCTTTTGCAGTTATGCTTGGCACTGGTTTCACCTCATCCGGACAGGGTGCGGTGACCATCCTTGGCCCTTTTGTCACGACGGCAGCAGCATTTGTGACCAGTCTGGTTGCCTCGGCTGTCATCATCTTTATCGCTCGCTTGCGTGGCTCCACGCCGGAAACGATGATTCTGGCAGGCGTTGCCCTTGGTGCGCTTTTTACCGCCGCCACGATGTTTCTTCAGTTTTTTGCCTCGGACGTGCAGCTGGCTGCCATGGTGTTTTGGACTTTTGGTGATACCGGCCGGGCTTCCTGGACGCAACTGGGTATCACAGGCACGGTCACGCTGGTCTGCTTTTTTTACTTCTGGACCAACAGCTGGAGTTACAATGCGATCGCTGCCGGTGATGAAACGGCAAGGGGGTTGGGAGTGCGGGTGGAACGTGTACGGATGACCGGCATGTTCCTGGCCAGCCTGATCACCGCGGTGATCATAGCCTTTCTTGGTATCATTGGTTTTGTCGGTCTGGTGATTCCGCATATGTTTCGTCGTCTCATCGGTGCGGACCACCGTTTTTTACTGCCCGCCTCCTTGGGCGGCGGGGCACTGCTGTTACTGCTTGCCGATACAGTTGCCCGGCTGATGCTGACGCCGCATCTGGTACCGGTGTCGGTGCTGACCGCTTTTCTCGGTGCGCCGACTTTTCTGTGGATGATCATTCGTGGACAGCGAGCCTAA
- a CDS encoding 2Fe-2S iron-sulfur cluster-binding protein: MAEKVKLFVNGQEVEVESGKNLIDAIGAIGIEIPHLCYHPALGADGNCRLCLVGIEDGRPPLVPACKTRVAEGMKVQLDTGKIKKIQQDIMEFELINHPIDCPVCDQAGECKLQDYYMRYDAQPSRMTVKQVLKSKKLDFGCGVVHDQERCVLCARCVRFTRLITKTGELGIVNRTDYARVEIFPGRPLNNRYALNVVDLCPVGAMTSQDFRFKQRVWFLTKSPSICHGCSKGCNIFIDHNREKYKDDIIYRFRPRHNEKVNGYFMCDDGRMTYKLENDNRLLGAMIDKRETGFNEAVEAVRRELSQAAKTVILVSPNASLEQMYALQQFAGTINAQVSGFSDGYIKNGDGDDFLIQDDKSANRATFHLLGIDDTRAGFDTAVAGADLLLSFDNDLSLSLPQTDLDQLLGQVKLITVGSRQNDFVTKASIKLPVASFSEDSGSIINCDGRLQRYDAAVIKNEPMPSMIAAINMLGGGIVSHQEAREGLQANVPKLKDIDLDQVPGDGIALTENEVAHVAA, from the coding sequence ATGGCTGAAAAGGTAAAACTGTTTGTTAATGGTCAAGAAGTTGAAGTGGAGTCAGGGAAAAATCTGATTGATGCCATAGGTGCAATCGGTATTGAAATTCCCCATCTCTGCTACCATCCTGCATTAGGAGCGGATGGTAACTGTCGACTCTGCCTGGTTGGTATTGAAGACGGCCGACCGCCGTTGGTACCGGCATGCAAAACGCGTGTTGCTGAAGGAATGAAAGTTCAGCTGGATACCGGGAAAATCAAAAAGATCCAGCAGGACATCATGGAGTTTGAACTGATCAACCATCCCATTGACTGTCCTGTTTGTGATCAGGCTGGTGAGTGCAAGCTGCAGGATTATTATATGCGCTATGATGCTCAGCCAAGTCGCATGACTGTTAAGCAGGTTCTGAAATCAAAGAAACTTGATTTTGGCTGTGGGGTTGTTCACGATCAGGAGCGTTGTGTGCTTTGCGCTCGTTGTGTACGTTTCACCCGTTTGATAACGAAAACCGGTGAACTCGGCATTGTCAATCGCACTGATTATGCACGCGTGGAGATTTTCCCCGGGCGACCGCTCAATAACCGCTATGCTTTAAATGTTGTTGATCTTTGCCCGGTTGGTGCGATGACCAGTCAAGACTTCCGGTTCAAGCAGCGCGTCTGGTTTTTGACAAAAAGTCCATCTATCTGTCATGGTTGCAGTAAAGGGTGTAATATCTTTATCGATCACAACCGTGAAAAATACAAAGATGACATCATTTACCGATTCAGGCCGCGTCATAACGAGAAGGTCAATGGGTACTTTATGTGCGATGATGGCCGGATGACCTACAAGTTGGAAAATGATAACCGTCTCCTGGGTGCCATGATCGATAAACGTGAGACTGGTTTCAATGAGGCGGTCGAGGCGGTGCGACGGGAGCTTAGTCAAGCTGCAAAAACTGTGATACTTGTTTCACCAAATGCGTCTTTGGAACAGATGTATGCGTTGCAGCAGTTTGCCGGAACTATCAATGCCCAGGTCAGTGGTTTTAGTGATGGCTACATTAAGAATGGCGATGGTGACGACTTTTTGATTCAAGACGATAAATCAGCAAACCGGGCAACCTTTCACCTGCTGGGAATTGATGATACAAGAGCCGGATTCGATACCGCCGTGGCCGGCGCTGATCTTTTGCTGAGTTTTGATAACGATCTCAGCCTCTCGTTACCGCAGACCGACCTCGATCAACTGTTGGGTCAGGTTAAGCTGATAACTGTCGGCAGCCGGCAAAACGATTTCGTTACCAAGGCCTCGATAAAGTTACCGGTCGCTTCTTTCAGTGAGGATAGTGGAAGCATTATCAACTGTGATGGCCGATTGCAGCGTTATGATGCGGCAGTCATTAAAAATGAGCCGATGCCGTCCATGATAGCAGCCATCAACATGCTGGGGGGGGGGATTGTTTCTCATCAGGAGGCCCGTGAAGGACTGCAAGCCAACGTGCCGAAGTTAAAGGATATAGATTTGGATCAGGTCCCCGGTGATGGGATCGCATTAACTGAAAACGAGGTCGCCCATGTCGCAGCTTGA
- a CDS encoding NuoI/complex I 23 kDa subunit family protein, with translation MSGKAKILERKGKDFYERLYLVEIFKGMAVTFRHFITNFLDNSKLYVRHYPEIKPEITPRWRGRHRLTTHEDGTMKCVACFLCQTNCPANCIMIEAGERFDGRSEKMPVRFEIDLLECIYCGFCVEACPKDAIRMDTGIFSVTGQERESFVMRLDALLATPGAFTEEEYKKGGA, from the coding sequence ATGAGTGGAAAAGCAAAAATACTAGAGCGAAAAGGCAAGGATTTTTACGAGCGGCTGTACCTGGTTGAGATTTTCAAGGGAATGGCAGTGACATTCCGACATTTTATCACCAATTTCCTTGATAATTCCAAGCTTTACGTTCGTCATTATCCAGAGATTAAACCCGAGATCACACCACGCTGGCGTGGTCGTCACAGATTGACAACACATGAAGACGGAACCATGAAATGTGTTGCCTGTTTTCTGTGTCAAACGAACTGCCCTGCCAACTGTATCATGATTGAAGCAGGTGAACGGTTTGATGGCAGGAGTGAAAAAATGCCGGTTCGATTTGAAATCGATCTGCTGGAATGTATCTACTGCGGGTTTTGCGTGGAGGCTTGTCCTAAAGACGCTATCCGTATGGATACAGGTATTTTTTCAGTCACTGGACAGGAACGGGAATCCTTCGTAATGAGACTCGATGCACTCCTAGCGACACCAGGTGCATTTACCGAAGAAGAGTACAAAAAAGGGGGCGCTTGA
- the nuoF gene encoding NADH-quinone oxidoreductase subunit NuoF: protein MQVKVLSAKFDIPDANTLEVAKKHGAYATLDKIFAMQPEEVTEIVKESGLRGRGGAGFPTGLKWTFLPKDTDKPVYLAVNSDESEPATFKDRYILVRDPHLLIEGIIICCYAIRSHAAYIYIRGEYTSQVKVLQAAIDEAYAAGYLGESVAGFDFQLDVTVHRGAGAYICGEETALLESVEGKKGQPRSKPPFPAVEGLYGCPTIINNVQSISSLPFILANGAAAYKAYGTEKSAGTHLFGISGLVKKPGMYELPFGLPILDVLEQVAGGLRDNRTLKGIIPGGSSTPVLTAEEAKTVTLDYESMAAHGTMFGSGGIVVLDDTVDIVKLVENLIHFYHHESCGQCTPCREGLGWMLKIVQKILNYEGTMADIDLLLELCDNIEMKTVCVLSAACTMSTRSYLNKFRSEFEAYIAHSASKHATM from the coding sequence ATGCAAGTAAAGGTACTTAGTGCCAAGTTTGATATACCAGACGCCAACACTCTTGAGGTTGCCAAAAAACACGGGGCCTATGCGACGCTCGATAAAATTTTTGCCATGCAACCGGAAGAAGTCACTGAAATTGTCAAGGAAAGTGGCTTGCGTGGTCGTGGCGGGGCTGGTTTTCCCACGGGGCTGAAATGGACTTTTCTACCCAAAGATACGGATAAACCGGTGTATCTTGCCGTCAACTCCGACGAGTCTGAACCGGCTACCTTCAAAGATCGATATATCCTTGTCCGTGATCCCCATTTACTAATAGAAGGGATCATTATCTGCTGTTATGCTATCAGAAGTCATGCTGCTTACATCTATATTCGAGGTGAATACACCAGCCAGGTCAAGGTGTTGCAGGCAGCGATAGATGAAGCGTATGCAGCTGGTTATCTTGGCGAATCAGTCGCCGGCTTCGACTTTCAGCTTGATGTCACTGTGCACAGGGGGGCAGGGGCGTATATCTGTGGTGAAGAGACTGCCCTGCTCGAATCTGTTGAAGGCAAAAAAGGTCAGCCGCGCAGTAAACCCCCCTTTCCAGCAGTTGAAGGTTTATACGGTTGCCCAACCATCATTAACAATGTGCAGAGTATCTCATCTTTGCCTTTCATTCTGGCCAATGGAGCGGCGGCTTATAAGGCGTATGGAACCGAGAAGAGTGCCGGAACCCATCTGTTCGGCATCTCGGGCCTGGTTAAAAAGCCCGGCATGTATGAGTTGCCGTTTGGGTTGCCCATACTGGATGTTCTTGAACAGGTAGCGGGCGGGTTGCGTGATAACCGCACGTTGAAGGGGATTATTCCAGGCGGTAGTTCAACTCCGGTGCTGACGGCAGAGGAAGCCAAAACCGTTACTCTGGATTACGAGTCCATGGCGGCACACGGCACGATGTTCGGCTCTGGTGGGATTGTTGTCCTTGATGATACGGTTGACATCGTCAAACTCGTTGAAAACCTGATTCATTTTTACCATCACGAGTCCTGCGGACAATGTACACCCTGCCGGGAAGGCTTAGGCTGGATGCTGAAAATAGTGCAGAAAATACTGAACTATGAAGGCACAATGGCAGACATTGATCTGTTACTTGAACTGTGCGATAACATCGAAATGAAGACTGTCTGCGTACTTTCGGCAGCCTGTACCATGTCGACACGCAGTTATCTCAACAAATTCCGGAGTGAATTCGAGGCCTATATAGCTCACAGCGCTTCGAAACACGCCACGATGTAA
- a CDS encoding ABC transporter ATP-binding protein, translating to MFTVCDLHFAYNGRPILTDINFSVERGELLAVLGPNGVGKTTLLKCMNAMQRPSAGVVLMEEQDILTLPPASIARDIGYVSQKNEASRLTVFDAVLMGRSPHIRWRMHRDDLDKVSAVIHSFGLTHLCMRYMDTLSGGEVQKVCIARALVQEPSLLLLDEPTSALDLKNQVEMMQMIRRLVNGRRLAVIMTMHDVNMALRYADRAVFLKKGGIHAITTPDRVTAEMIRQVYGLPVHIHRLDGQPVVLPQT from the coding sequence ATGTTTACAGTCTGTGATCTGCACTTTGCCTACAACGGGCGTCCGATTCTGACTGATATCAATTTTTCTGTAGAACGTGGCGAACTTCTTGCCGTTCTCGGGCCGAACGGGGTGGGGAAGACCACGCTGCTTAAATGCATGAATGCTATGCAGCGGCCATCCGCAGGCGTTGTGCTCATGGAAGAACAAGATATTCTCACCCTGCCGCCGGCCAGCATAGCCCGTGACATCGGCTATGTTTCCCAGAAAAATGAAGCTTCACGATTAACAGTGTTTGACGCTGTTCTCATGGGTCGTTCTCCCCATATCCGCTGGCGGATGCATCGGGATGATCTCGATAAAGTCTCTGCTGTTATCCATTCTTTCGGCCTGACGCATCTGTGCATGCGGTATATGGATACACTGAGCGGCGGCGAAGTTCAAAAGGTTTGCATCGCCCGGGCCCTGGTTCAGGAACCGTCGCTGCTGCTGCTTGATGAACCCACCAGCGCACTTGATTTGAAAAATCAGGTCGAAATGATGCAGATGATCCGTCGACTGGTCAACGGGCGTCGTCTTGCCGTGATAATGACCATGCATGACGTGAACATGGCGCTGCGCTATGCGGATCGGGCTGTTTTTTTAAAAAAGGGCGGTATTCACGCCATAACCACACCGGACAGGGTTACTGCCGAAATGATCAGACAGGTCTACGGCCTGCCGGTGCATATTCATCGTCTTGATGGGCAGCCTGTGGTGCTGCCGCAAACATGA
- a CDS encoding complex I subunit 1/NuoH family protein, producing the protein MSQLDILLLVLRVAFGALVPLCFIAVLVWMERRGAGFIQDRSGPNRANIFGFRAAGLVQNLADAIKLITKEDIIPDHVRHRFYFVLAPVIVFFISLLSFAAIPFADILVINGKQYIMQAIPTDLGILWFLAIAGFAVYGIILAGWSSHNKYGMLGGLRAAAQVISYEIPLVLAVISALIVYGTVNLTEITQYQGQLLFGFIPMWGIVLQPLGAIIFIVAAFAESNRIPFDFAEGESELVAGFHVEYSSMKFGMFFMGEYVAMFTSSAIIVTLYFGGYQIPWFTTETLVNHAGIVSFLLMLIVPAFAFLFSLWMQKNNKRPYAMADDPNIRETAVYTKLLWIVVGGIEVLLLFFMVLSAGAAANILVALLQIATFLIKTTIMCFVYVWVRWTLPRFRYDQLQRLGWQTLLPLSLLNIFVTSAVVVALS; encoded by the coding sequence ATGTCGCAGCTTGATATTCTCCTTTTAGTCTTAAGAGTTGCCTTCGGAGCTTTAGTCCCGCTCTGTTTTATTGCGGTGCTCGTCTGGATGGAGCGGCGAGGTGCCGGCTTTATTCAAGATAGATCCGGCCCCAACCGGGCAAATATCTTCGGTTTTCGAGCTGCAGGTCTTGTCCAGAACCTCGCAGACGCAATAAAACTGATAACCAAAGAAGATATCATTCCCGATCATGTCAGACACCGATTTTACTTTGTACTGGCACCGGTCATTGTCTTCTTCATATCTCTGCTCTCCTTTGCTGCCATTCCCTTTGCTGACATCCTTGTTATTAATGGCAAACAGTACATTATGCAGGCTATTCCAACGGATCTGGGGATCCTGTGGTTCCTGGCTATAGCCGGTTTCGCGGTCTACGGCATCATCCTGGCCGGATGGTCCTCCCATAACAAATATGGAATGTTAGGGGGGCTCCGTGCAGCCGCACAGGTGATCAGTTATGAAATACCACTGGTTCTGGCTGTTATCAGTGCACTGATTGTCTATGGCACTGTTAATCTGACGGAAATCACCCAGTATCAGGGGCAATTGCTGTTTGGTTTTATCCCGATGTGGGGCATAGTTCTTCAACCTTTAGGGGCAATTATTTTCATTGTAGCAGCTTTTGCAGAGTCAAACCGAATCCCTTTTGATTTTGCTGAAGGTGAAAGTGAACTGGTTGCAGGTTTTCATGTTGAGTACAGCTCAATGAAATTCGGGATGTTTTTCATGGGTGAATACGTTGCCATGTTCACATCCAGTGCCATCATCGTAACCCTTTATTTTGGCGGTTACCAGATTCCATGGTTTACGACGGAGACACTGGTGAATCATGCAGGCATTGTCAGCTTTTTACTTATGCTGATTGTCCCGGCTTTTGCCTTTCTGTTTTCATTATGGATGCAGAAAAATAATAAACGGCCCTATGCAATGGCCGATGATCCGAACATCCGTGAAACTGCTGTATACACAAAATTACTTTGGATTGTTGTTGGTGGCATTGAAGTGCTCTTGCTGTTCTTTATGGTCCTCTCTGCCGGCGCTGCAGCAAATATCCTTGTGGCATTGTTACAGATCGCTACCTTTCTGATCAAAACAACCATAATGTGTTTTGTCTACGTATGGGTTCGATGGACTTTGCCTCGCTTCAGATATGATCAACTTCAGAGACTAGGCTGGCAAACGTTGTTGCCACTGTCTCTGCTGAATATCTTTGTAACCAGTGCAGTTGTTGTTGCATTGAGCTGA
- a CDS encoding NADH-quinone oxidoreductase subunit B: MALGLEASLGDSVLTTKIDAVINWGREYSLWPFVFGTACCAIEFMSAAASQHDISRWGAEVVRFSPRQADLLLVAGTISYKQAPILKQIYEQMPEPKWVVAMGACASSGGIYDNYCTVQGIDTIIPVDVYISGCPSRPEAVLDALMKIQAQIRGESVLNDRHKDFKGILD; encoded by the coding sequence TTGGCGTTAGGATTAGAAGCAAGTCTAGGTGATTCGGTACTCACCACGAAGATTGATGCGGTTATCAATTGGGGTCGGGAGTACTCTTTGTGGCCATTTGTATTCGGAACTGCCTGCTGTGCAATTGAGTTTATGAGTGCTGCGGCAAGTCAGCATGATATCTCACGATGGGGAGCTGAGGTCGTTCGGTTCTCTCCCCGGCAGGCTGATCTTCTGCTTGTTGCCGGCACCATCAGTTACAAGCAGGCTCCGATTCTCAAACAGATCTATGAGCAGATGCCTGAGCCCAAATGGGTTGTCGCCATGGGCGCCTGTGCCAGTTCCGGTGGTATCTACGATAACTACTGTACGGTGCAGGGGATCGATACCATTATCCCGGTGGACGTATACATCTCAGGCTGTCCCTCGCGACCGGAGGCGGTTTTGGATGCGCTCATGAAAATTCAGGCGCAGATCAGGGGTGAGAGTGTGTTAAACGATCGCCACAAAGACTTCAAAGGGATTTTGGATTGA
- a CDS encoding FmdE family protein: MSCQISEERINKTIAFHGHSCPGLAIGIRAAELALQKFGNPSDKEIVAVVETDMCGVDAIQFLTGATMGKGNLIHRDYGKMAFSFFHKVTGEGFRAVLNPAARSDMDEEMSELSKKNSTGNATEDEIKRLGDLRSAAQTRLMTLPLAEMFVVTELQQGAPRPARVLQSLVCEHCGEKTMESRTRRFAGQTLCIPCFGKVEQKI, from the coding sequence ATGAGCTGTCAGATTTCCGAGGAACGTATCAACAAAACAATCGCCTTTCACGGCCACTCCTGTCCTGGTCTGGCCATTGGTATCCGGGCGGCTGAGTTGGCTTTGCAAAAGTTTGGCAATCCATCGGACAAGGAAATTGTCGCTGTTGTGGAAACAGATATGTGCGGTGTTGATGCCATCCAGTTTTTAACCGGTGCCACCATGGGAAAAGGTAATCTCATCCATCGTGATTACGGTAAGATGGCCTTTTCTTTTTTCCATAAGGTCACAGGCGAGGGGTTCCGTGCTGTGCTGAATCCGGCGGCTCGCAGTGATATGGATGAAGAGATGAGCGAGTTGTCGAAAAAAAACAGCACCGGAAACGCCACTGAGGATGAAATAAAGCGTCTGGGTGATCTGCGGTCTGCAGCACAGACCAGATTGATGACATTGCCGCTGGCGGAGATGTTTGTGGTGACAGAACTTCAACAGGGAGCGCCCCGGCCGGCTCGAGTTCTCCAGAGTCTGGTCTGCGAGCACTGCGGCGAAAAGACCATGGAATCGCGTACCCGTCGTTTTGCCGGCCAAACTCTCTGTATCCCCTGTTTTGGGAAGGTCGAACAGAAGATCTGA
- a CDS encoding NADH-quinone oxidoreductase subunit A: MVTELVLSAIALIGIALVIPLFMLATTVFGPRAGGSIKNQPYESGVKRTIGFVEQKFSVKFYLLAILFLLFDIEAVFMYPWAVGVRELGWFGFVEMMTFMILLFSGLIYIIRKGVLNWR, encoded by the coding sequence ATGGTTACGGAACTGGTACTATCTGCGATAGCCTTGATTGGAATTGCTCTCGTTATCCCGCTGTTCATGCTGGCAACGACGGTTTTTGGGCCACGAGCCGGTGGCTCGATCAAGAATCAGCCGTATGAGAGCGGTGTTAAACGAACGATAGGCTTTGTGGAACAGAAGTTCAGTGTCAAGTTCTATCTGCTGGCCATACTCTTCCTGTTGTTTGATATTGAGGCAGTGTTCATGTATCCGTGGGCAGTTGGCGTGCGCGAACTGGGCTGGTTCGGATTTGTCGAGATGATGACTTTCATGATACTGCTTTTCTCCGGTCTTATTTACATTATTAGGAAAGGGGTGCTCAATTGGCGTTAG
- a CDS encoding single-stranded DNA-binding protein, which produces MINKVILIGNLGADPELRYTQNGTPMATFSVATTERWKGQDGQMQDQTEWHRIIAWRRLAEICGEYLSKGSRVYIEGKLQTRKWQDQNGNDRYTTEIVANEMKMLSPRTSGGGGEYGPPSGFGGDSYQEPHSVGDDVPF; this is translated from the coding sequence ATGATTAACAAGGTGATTTTAATAGGCAATCTGGGGGCAGATCCGGAGTTGCGCTATACACAGAATGGTACGCCCATGGCCACATTCAGCGTGGCTACAACCGAGCGCTGGAAAGGCCAGGATGGACAGATGCAGGATCAGACGGAGTGGCACAGAATTATTGCCTGGCGACGGCTGGCGGAAATATGTGGTGAGTACCTTTCAAAAGGTTCACGGGTGTACATAGAGGGTAAACTGCAAACGAGGAAGTGGCAGGATCAGAATGGGAACGACCGCTATACCACTGAGATTGTTGCCAACGAAATGAAGATGCTTTCACCGCGAACAAGTGGAGGCGGGGGAGAGTACGGACCGCCATCAGGGTTTGGTGGTGATTCATATCAGGAGCCCCATTCCGTTGGTGATGATGTGCCTTTTTAA